From a single Fulvivirga ulvae genomic region:
- a CDS encoding helix-turn-helix domain-containing protein — MKKQLYQPFELHMSDLAYWKQHALVYHFFEIIRIEQGEGNREVNENFYDYSEGDIFLFTPLDCRGFRSDKETRICSIRFSHVFLTQYKSAGERESVTRWLKQLEQIFYHHNRFQPLIIKDVADRTAIISLIDNLTGEYDRKEAYYEDNLRHLITLILNILMRSVVNEQRGEGCNFKEEPLINKLLLHVRQNIHDKEKIKTAYLAERFSLSKTYVGEYFKKITGESLQSYITLYKMKLVEQRLTSSTLSISEIAHELDFSDGSHLSSQFKKHMGVSPTAYRSKHVKAEQG, encoded by the coding sequence ATGAAAAAACAGCTTTATCAGCCCTTCGAACTACATATGTCAGACTTGGCTTACTGGAAACAGCATGCCCTGGTGTATCATTTTTTTGAAATTATACGAATTGAACAAGGAGAAGGTAATCGTGAAGTAAATGAAAACTTCTATGACTACTCGGAGGGAGATATATTTCTGTTTACGCCACTCGACTGCAGGGGCTTCCGGAGTGATAAGGAGACACGGATTTGCTCCATCAGGTTTTCTCATGTATTTCTAACCCAGTATAAAAGTGCCGGGGAGCGTGAAAGCGTAACCCGATGGCTGAAACAGTTAGAACAGATATTTTATCACCATAACCGCTTTCAGCCGCTGATAATAAAGGACGTCGCCGACCGTACGGCGATAATATCGCTTATAGATAACCTGACGGGAGAATATGATCGAAAAGAGGCCTATTATGAAGACAATCTCCGACATCTGATCACACTTATACTTAATATACTTATGAGGAGCGTGGTGAATGAGCAAAGGGGTGAGGGTTGTAATTTTAAAGAAGAACCTCTTATTAATAAACTCTTGCTGCACGTCAGGCAAAATATCCATGATAAGGAAAAGATCAAAACTGCATACCTGGCTGAGCGGTTTAGCTTGTCTAAAACGTATGTAGGGGAATACTTCAAAAAAATAACCGGTGAAAGTCTGCAAAGCTATATTACTTTGTATAAGATGAAACTGGTAGAGCAGCGACTGACGAGCAGCACTCTTTCGATCAGTGAAATTGCACACGAGCTTGATTTTAGTGACGGTAGCCATTTGAGCAGCCAGTTTAAAAAACATATGGGGGTGAGCCCGACGGCATACCGGAGTAAACATGTTAAGGCTGAGCAGGGATAG
- a CDS encoding alpha/beta fold hydrolase, with product MQQKKATYPPAGRHLLALTLALLSINGASGEGYRLLTIKNYLTTMKQQTDLLTTKEAQYFTTGDGQQIAFKLDGPEDAPVLILSNSIATNFRMWEGQIPAFTQHFRILRFDTRGHGSSDAPAGNYSIARMGWDVIELMNHLNIQHAHFCGLSLGGFIGQWLAIHAPDRINRLVLANTSSHLGPQAQWNEHIISLNAGASMHAYGDMFIGNWFPQKMIEARDSTVSKFRKMVLDTSPQGLAGSFAAVRDTDLRRTITLIPNPTLVIGGAYDGVTLPEHSEEIAASIPGARLVILPVVHLSNVENSDDFERLVIDFLLTDD from the coding sequence ATGCAACAGAAAAAAGCAACTTATCCACCTGCGGGTCGGCACTTACTGGCTCTTACACTTGCGCTGTTATCTATTAATGGAGCAAGTGGTGAAGGTTATCGTCTATTAACAATTAAAAACTATTTAACTACTATGAAGCAGCAAACTGATTTACTCACTACAAAAGAAGCACAATACTTTACCACTGGCGATGGGCAGCAGATAGCCTTTAAGCTCGACGGCCCTGAAGACGCACCGGTACTTATTTTATCTAACTCGATAGCTACCAATTTTCGCATGTGGGAGGGACAAATACCTGCCTTTACTCAGCATTTCAGAATTCTTCGTTTTGATACTCGTGGTCATGGATCTTCTGATGCCCCTGCGGGAAATTATTCCATAGCCCGAATGGGATGGGATGTCATTGAACTAATGAACCATTTGAATATACAACACGCGCATTTCTGCGGTTTATCCTTAGGAGGCTTTATTGGTCAATGGTTAGCCATCCATGCACCCGATAGGATAAACAGACTGGTGCTTGCCAACACCTCCTCCCACCTCGGCCCCCAAGCTCAATGGAATGAGCATATCATCTCGTTAAATGCAGGAGCCTCCATGCACGCCTATGGTGATATGTTTATTGGTAACTGGTTCCCTCAAAAAATGATTGAGGCACGGGACAGTACTGTTTCCAAATTCAGGAAAATGGTATTGGACACCTCACCGCAGGGCCTGGCGGGTTCCTTTGCTGCTGTACGGGATACCGATCTGCGAAGAACCATTACGTTGATACCTAACCCGACACTGGTCATAGGTGGAGCATACGACGGCGTCACACTTCCTGAACACAGTGAGGAGATTGCAGCATCCATTCCAGGGGCCCGGCTGGTGATACTTCCCGTTGTTCACCTATCCAATGTCGAAAACAGTGATGATTTTGAAAGACTGGTTATTGATTTTCTTCTTACAGATGATTAG
- a CDS encoding vWA domain-containing protein translates to MSWLYSLSGLEITFITLFIIFYLLYLLRVISIAKKLSTPYSSVFIKLSIRSIYFALFIIALLGPSFGESKREVKSVGKDIFVLVDLSQSMNANDVQPTRLEKVKFELKNIVEAFSSDRIGIIIFSSEAFMQAPLTFDQNALNLFIETLNTKLVPNMGTDFTPPLELALEKLNNEESPITQQKSKAIILISDGEDFGEETEEVAREIEDQGIKLFTLGVGTERGSKIRVGGVYKKDKEGNDVVTKLDSRTLKKLASETGGKYFEINETNNDVSRLINTINNIEGELRDSRQIDVSANRYYYFLGIALLLLITDLLTSVKTIKI, encoded by the coding sequence ATGAGCTGGCTCTATTCCCTAAGTGGATTGGAAATTACATTCATCACGCTTTTTATTATTTTTTATTTGTTATACCTGCTGCGAGTGATCAGCATCGCAAAAAAACTGAGTACTCCCTACAGCTCTGTATTTATAAAGTTAAGTATCAGGTCCATCTATTTCGCATTATTTATCATAGCCCTATTGGGACCTTCATTTGGGGAATCTAAAAGGGAAGTAAAATCAGTGGGGAAAGACATTTTTGTTTTGGTAGACCTCTCACAATCCATGAATGCCAATGATGTGCAACCCACCCGGCTGGAAAAAGTCAAGTTTGAATTAAAAAACATTGTTGAAGCATTCAGCTCAGATCGCATCGGAATTATCATCTTTTCTTCCGAAGCTTTCATGCAGGCTCCGCTAACTTTTGACCAAAATGCACTTAACCTATTCATTGAAACTTTGAATACAAAGCTGGTTCCCAACATGGGTACCGACTTTACTCCTCCCCTTGAACTGGCTCTGGAAAAATTAAACAATGAAGAATCGCCCATTACACAGCAAAAATCAAAAGCCATTATACTGATCAGCGACGGAGAAGATTTTGGAGAAGAAACGGAAGAAGTAGCCCGGGAAATAGAGGATCAGGGCATTAAACTATTTACCCTGGGTGTCGGTACAGAGCGTGGAAGCAAAATCCGGGTAGGTGGTGTTTATAAAAAGGACAAAGAAGGCAATGATGTAGTAACCAAACTCGATAGCAGAACATTAAAAAAGCTGGCCTCAGAAACAGGCGGCAAGTATTTTGAGATCAATGAAACTAATAATGACGTTTCGCGATTGATCAATACAATAAACAATATTGAAGGTGAGCTGAGGGATTCCCGGCAGATCGACGTTTCGGCCAACAGGTATTACTACTTTTTAGGTATCGCTCTGCTACTGCTGATCACTGATCTTCTTACCAGTGTCAAAACAATCAAGATATGA